One Sodalinema gerasimenkoae IPPAS B-353 DNA segment encodes these proteins:
- a CDS encoding helix-turn-helix transcriptional regulator encodes MSRKKETITLSIPPGTKAKLEAIARRLGIMWGKSPSISGLIVAIAEEDYELGEKFTLTPEQIKVLDHATQLLTDTGFIAEAETLLQLMLDRGNLDSPSRQAFMKKLSTTGQAWRTLVEDYRQKRQPFRVLYRNAKGEEYTYTARYVQFDFHEKRYYLQIWCDETEDVRDSDFPELNHNRCLRRDRIQSIIPTDVPWREEGLDTIKVHLHFYRGLAKAYEGREVDIEDEMVDDVRRVVREVANPFWLLREIRRYGPDCDIISPPRLRELLAQEHYQMWQRYSNPPPS; translated from the coding sequence ATGTCACGGAAAAAAGAGACCATTACACTGTCAATTCCCCCAGGAACCAAGGCCAAATTGGAGGCGATCGCCCGTCGGTTGGGCATTATGTGGGGCAAATCCCCCAGTATCTCCGGCCTCATCGTTGCCATTGCCGAAGAAGACTATGAACTCGGCGAAAAATTTACACTGACACCGGAGCAAATCAAGGTGCTAGACCATGCCACCCAACTCCTAACCGACACCGGATTTATTGCCGAAGCCGAAACCCTCTTACAACTAATGCTCGATCGCGGCAACCTGGATTCCCCCAGCCGTCAGGCATTCATGAAAAAACTCAGTACCACAGGACAGGCCTGGCGCACTCTCGTCGAAGACTATCGCCAAAAACGTCAACCGTTTCGGGTTCTCTATCGCAATGCCAAGGGAGAGGAGTACACCTACACCGCCCGTTACGTCCAGTTCGACTTCCACGAGAAACGCTACTATCTGCAAATTTGGTGTGATGAGACGGAAGATGTGCGAGATAGCGACTTTCCCGAACTGAATCACAACCGCTGTTTACGGCGCGATCGCATCCAATCTATTATCCCCACCGATGTTCCCTGGCGTGAGGAGGGTTTGGACACCATCAAAGTACACTTACACTTTTATCGTGGCTTAGCAAAAGCCTATGAAGGCCGTGAGGTTGACATTGAGGATGAGATGGTTGATGACGTTCGCCGGGTGGTGCGTGAGGTGGCTAATCCCTTCTGGTTGCTGCGAGAGATTCGCCGCTATGGCCCAGATTGTGACATCATCTCACCGCCTCGCTTGCGGGAGTTGCTGGCCCAGGAACATTATCAGATGTGGCAACGCTACTCCAATCCTCCCCCATCCTAA